From a region of the Bdellovibrionota bacterium genome:
- a CDS encoding type II toxin-antitoxin system RelE/ParE family toxin, with product MIKKYRIEFSRSAERQLKAVPRADQERIVRSILSLESNPFPSGVRKLSGYDDVFRIRVGTYRILYSVQGTHLLVIVLKIGHRKDVYRGL from the coding sequence TTGATTAAGAAGTACCGGATTGAATTTTCACGTTCCGCGGAGCGTCAGCTCAAAGCCGTCCCCCGCGCGGACCAAGAACGAATCGTACGATCGATCCTCTCACTCGAGTCCAACCCTTTTCCCTCCGGCGTGCGGAAACTGTCCGGATACGACGATGTTTTTCGCATTCGCGTCGGCACGTACAGAATCCTCTATAGCGTTCAAGGGACCCACCTGCTCGTCATCGTACTAAAGATTGGGCATCGAAAGGATGTGTACCGAGGGCTTTAA
- the purH gene encoding bifunctional phosphoribosylaminoimidazolecarboxamide formyltransferase/IMP cyclohydrolase — translation MEPTHQKITKIQRALISVSDKTGLEQLGRVLQNRGVEILSSGGTAKFLSEKGLKVVEVSDFTGAPEMLDGRLKTLHPKIHGGILAIRDNSAHMAALREQKYVPIDLVVVNLYPFEAAARTPGKSFDDVVEQIDIGGPTLLRAASKNFPYVTALIEPGQYESFLKELETNDGGTTFAFRKECALHVFERTANYDATISAYFRGSGETLPKRFALGLDKKWELRYGENPHQEAGFYLPSAALGNTVLEKVLQGKTLSYNNLMDVHAALDLILELEKNYSVAILKHTNPCGVGTSDKSLLEAYERALSCDPLSAFGGIVVFSHPVDGQTASTCEKTFTEIVIAPKFDADARTVFGKKKNLRMLEADLNDLRSAMGGVDIRRAADGYLIQNRDRSFEDLRECKIATKRKPTEQEYSALRLAWTVAKHVKSNAIVLANETQTVGVGAGQMSRVDSSRIAAMKAKPELLKNVVLASDAFFPFRDGIDEAAKHGVRAVVQPGGSVRDAEVIQAADEHGMAMIFTGVRHFRH, via the coding sequence ATGGAGCCGACACACCAAAAGATCACGAAAATTCAACGGGCCCTGATCAGCGTCAGTGACAAAACCGGGTTGGAGCAGCTCGGCCGAGTCCTTCAAAACCGGGGGGTGGAAATTCTCTCCTCCGGCGGTACCGCCAAGTTCCTTTCCGAAAAGGGGCTCAAGGTGGTGGAAGTGTCCGATTTTACAGGCGCGCCGGAGATGTTGGACGGCCGACTCAAGACGCTCCATCCCAAGATCCATGGAGGCATTTTGGCGATCCGGGATAATTCGGCCCATATGGCCGCGCTGCGGGAGCAAAAGTACGTCCCGATCGACCTGGTCGTCGTCAATCTTTATCCTTTCGAGGCGGCGGCGCGCACGCCGGGAAAAAGCTTCGACGACGTGGTCGAACAGATCGATATCGGCGGGCCGACACTCTTGCGGGCGGCGTCCAAGAATTTTCCCTACGTCACGGCCCTGATCGAGCCGGGGCAGTACGAATCTTTTTTGAAGGAATTGGAAACCAACGACGGAGGCACCACGTTTGCGTTCCGCAAAGAGTGCGCCCTGCACGTATTTGAACGGACGGCGAATTACGACGCCACGATTTCGGCTTATTTCCGCGGCTCCGGTGAAACGCTTCCGAAACGGTTCGCGCTCGGCCTCGACAAGAAGTGGGAGCTGCGTTACGGGGAAAATCCGCATCAGGAGGCCGGCTTTTATCTTCCATCCGCTGCACTCGGGAATACGGTTCTGGAAAAGGTGCTGCAGGGGAAAACGCTCTCCTACAACAACCTGATGGACGTTCATGCAGCCCTCGATCTCATCCTCGAACTGGAAAAGAATTATAGCGTAGCGATTTTGAAACATACGAATCCGTGCGGTGTCGGAACGTCGGATAAATCGCTTCTGGAAGCTTATGAGCGAGCCCTCTCCTGCGATCCTCTCTCCGCCTTCGGCGGAATCGTCGTATTTTCGCATCCGGTGGACGGCCAAACCGCTTCGACGTGTGAAAAAACATTCACCGAAATCGTCATCGCGCCGAAATTCGACGCGGACGCCCGGACGGTGTTCGGAAAGAAAAAGAATCTTCGTATGCTGGAGGCGGATTTGAACGACCTCCGCTCGGCCATGGGGGGAGTAGATATTCGCAGAGCGGCCGACGGTTATTTGATCCAAAACCGGGACCGCTCGTTCGAGGACTTACGGGAATGCAAAATCGCGACGAAACGGAAACCGACGGAACAGGAATATTCCGCGCTTCGCCTCGCCTGGACGGTCGCGAAACACGTGAAATCCAACGCCATCGTTTTGGCGAATGAAACGCAGACGGTCGGCGTCGGTGCCGGTCAGATGAGTCGGGTCGATTCCAGCCGCATCGCCGCCATGAAAGCGAAGCCCGAGCTTTTAAAGAATGTCGTGCTGGCTTCCGACGCCTTCTTCCCGTTCCGGGACGGCATCGACGAGGCGGCGAAACATGGCGTCCGCGCCGTAGTTCAGCCGGGCGGTTCGGTTCGCGACGCGGAAGTGATTCAAGCGGCCGACGAGCATGGCATGGCGATGATCTTCACCGGCGTCCGCCATTTCCGGCATTAA
- a CDS encoding ORF6N domain-containing protein yields MTQKALIPIPVIEKRIHEIRGLRVMLDSDLAELYGVTTTRLNEQVKRNPGRFPEAFMFQLIFQEVTDLMSQFARSSSQHGGRRKLPYAFTEHGVIMAANILNSPTAVQASVQIVMAFVRLREMLATHKDLARKLDQLERKYDAQFREVFVAIRQLMAPLTTPKRRIGFQSESTDKPTTVTDKE; encoded by the coding sequence ATGACACAGAAAGCCCTTATTCCAATTCCAGTGATTGAAAAACGTATCCACGAAATTCGGGGTCTCCGAGTCATGCTCGACTCTGACCTAGCCGAACTTTATGGCGTGACAACGACCCGGTTGAACGAACAGGTAAAACGGAACCCTGGTCGATTCCCCGAAGCCTTCATGTTTCAACTTATATTTCAAGAAGTTACAGATTTGATGTCGCAATTTGCGAGATCAAGCTCTCAGCACGGCGGTCGCCGAAAACTACCTTATGCCTTTACCGAGCACGGGGTCATCATGGCTGCAAACATACTGAATAGTCCCACGGCCGTTCAGGCCAGTGTTCAAATTGTCATGGCTTTTGTTCGGCTTCGGGAGATGCTGGCCACGCACAAAGACTTGGCGCGAAAACTCGATCAGCTTGAGAGGAAGTATGATGCTCAGTTTCGAGAGGTTTTCGTTGCCATACGCCAGTTGATGGCACCGCTTACTACGCCAAAGCGTCGGATTGGCTTTCAATCAGAATCGACTGACAAGCCGACCACAGTTACCGACAAAGAGTGA
- a CDS encoding MlaD family protein — protein sequence MKRLLSTEFTVGAFALLGLAVIIYMSLQINDRGTVGGAAKRYHAYFESVSGLFKRVPVEVSGIPAGFVDDIVLENNRARVTIRVKDNVNVYENSVLSIRDRGLLGDRFLALNPGTPDHPLLPEGGEIPKTYSRSDIDQLTSALSDTATMIQELIKSDNPQGALGKVVLNLRDMTGKLNDIVGDNQGRLDHIVKNLDSFSTDLSDITGENKDQIHTVLVALQDVAEGMREALGKDGNITKATEKFDHTMEALDRIVAKIDRGEGTVGKLLNDDTTVNNLNDTLENVNDTLGTFKRVTLGVRYRGEYLLSSDSLQNLVGISIAPSPDKYILFEIVDAPQGKTRVVNTTVTQGGTVVSNTQTVQTNDDILFTFLLAKRFWNATFRFGLIRSEGGIGFDYHLFRDKFIVSFEAFDFGRINDRAHLRAYGTLVLYKYLLLTGGVDDMATKNQGKNGFFGAGIQFTDNDLKALVSAVPLGKF from the coding sequence TTGAAACGTCTGCTCTCGACAGAATTCACCGTCGGGGCCTTCGCACTGCTGGGCCTTGCGGTCATCATCTATATGTCGCTCCAAATAAACGACCGCGGCACCGTCGGCGGCGCGGCCAAGCGGTATCACGCCTATTTTGAAAGCGTCTCCGGTCTCTTTAAGCGCGTTCCGGTGGAAGTCTCGGGAATTCCCGCCGGTTTCGTCGACGACATCGTTCTGGAAAACAACCGGGCGCGGGTCACCATACGAGTGAAAGACAACGTGAATGTTTACGAGAATTCCGTTCTTTCGATCCGTGACCGCGGTCTCCTGGGAGATCGATTCCTGGCCCTCAACCCCGGAACGCCGGATCATCCTCTCCTGCCTGAAGGTGGCGAGATCCCGAAGACCTATTCCCGAAGCGATATCGACCAGCTCACTTCGGCCTTAAGCGACACCGCCACGATGATTCAGGAACTCATCAAGTCCGACAATCCCCAGGGGGCGCTCGGCAAAGTCGTTCTCAATTTGCGTGACATGACCGGAAAGCTCAACGACATCGTAGGGGACAACCAAGGCCGGCTCGATCATATCGTTAAAAATCTGGACTCCTTCTCCACCGACCTGAGCGACATCACGGGTGAAAACAAAGATCAGATTCATACGGTTCTCGTCGCCCTCCAAGACGTCGCTGAGGGCATGCGGGAAGCTCTCGGCAAAGATGGCAACATTACCAAGGCGACCGAAAAGTTCGACCACACGATGGAAGCGTTGGACCGAATCGTCGCAAAAATCGACCGGGGCGAAGGAACCGTCGGGAAGCTTCTTAACGACGACACCACGGTCAACAATCTCAACGACACGCTGGAGAATGTGAACGATACACTGGGAACGTTCAAACGGGTGACGTTGGGGGTCCGTTATCGCGGCGAATACCTTCTCTCCAGCGACTCCCTTCAGAATCTGGTCGGAATATCGATTGCGCCTTCGCCGGACAAGTACATTTTGTTTGAAATTGTAGACGCCCCGCAGGGAAAGACGCGCGTCGTCAACACCACCGTCACGCAGGGAGGAACGGTCGTCAGCAACACGCAGACGGTCCAAACCAACGATGACATCCTTTTCACGTTCCTATTGGCCAAACGGTTCTGGAATGCGACGTTTCGCTTTGGCTTGATTCGCAGCGAAGGCGGCATCGGTTTCGACTACCACCTCTTTCGCGACAAGTTCATCGTCAGTTTCGAAGCGTTTGATTTTGGACGTATAAACGACCGAGCTCACCTTCGCGCCTACGGAACGCTCGTCCTTTACAAGTACCTCCTGCTTACGGGAGGCGTGGACGACATGGCCACCAAGAACCAAGGGAAAAATGGCTTCTTCGGCGCCGGAATTCAATTCACCGACAACGACCTTAAAGCTTTGGTTTCGGCCGTTCCGCTGGGCAAGTTTTAG
- a CDS encoding ABC transporter ATP-binding protein codes for MIEIRNVFKSFREQRVLSGVDLTIEDGKITSIMGSSGVGKSVLLKHLIGLIHPDRGEIFVDGEEITHLPSKEMNRIRRKFGMLFQDAALFDDMTVFENVSFPLFEHTQLSDQEIEGRVTAMLEEVGLVGIEEKLPNELSGGMRKRVGLARALMLDPKILLFDEPTTGLDPIITSQITELIRETHRRHKVTVVLISHDLALSYDLADKIAMLHEGKIVEVAPPTEFRRSRHPFVRQFIETQGRAGRTA; via the coding sequence ATGATCGAAATCCGAAATGTCTTCAAGTCGTTCCGGGAACAACGCGTGCTGAGCGGCGTCGATCTCACGATCGAAGACGGGAAGATCACCTCGATCATGGGGTCGAGCGGCGTGGGTAAATCGGTTCTTCTCAAGCACCTCATCGGCTTGATCCATCCCGACCGCGGGGAAATTTTCGTGGACGGCGAGGAAATCACGCATCTCCCCTCCAAGGAAATGAATCGAATCCGACGAAAGTTCGGTATGTTGTTTCAGGATGCCGCGCTCTTTGACGACATGACCGTTTTCGAAAATGTGAGCTTCCCGCTCTTTGAACACACGCAACTCTCGGACCAAGAAATCGAAGGGCGGGTGACCGCCATGCTGGAGGAGGTCGGGTTGGTCGGGATTGAAGAGAAGCTCCCGAACGAGCTCTCCGGCGGCATGCGAAAGCGGGTCGGATTGGCGCGCGCTCTGATGCTCGATCCAAAAATCCTTCTCTTCGACGAGCCGACGACCGGATTGGACCCGATTATAACGAGCCAAATCACCGAACTGATCCGGGAAACACACCGGCGCCACAAGGTAACGGTGGTTTTGATCAGCCATGATTTGGCGCTAAGCTATGACCTGGCCGACAAGATCGCCATGCTTCATGAGGGCAAAATTGTGGAAGTCGCTCCTCCGACGGAATTCCGACGCTCCCGCCACCCGTTCGTCCGGCAATTCATCGAGACGCAGGGCCGCGCCGGGAGGACGGCTTGA
- a CDS encoding ABC transporter permease: MKTSAVRGPVQEIGRAVLALIQAFTSGISEAGSTFLLLKEVAIQLFSPPVRWRLALQQVQFIGVSSIFIVVLTGSFTGMVFALQSGRAFALFRAETLTGAVASIAIARELGPVLTALMVTARAGSAMAAQLGTMQVTQQVDALISLAVHPVHYLIVPRVLAAVVALPLLTAVFDFVGALGTYVVGVKLLQIDEGIFVQKIQYYADVPDIVQGMFKAAVFGLIIAIVSCYKGYYAHGGAAGVGRATTQAVVISSVAILVSDYFLTALLF, encoded by the coding sequence GTGAAAACGTCCGCCGTCCGGGGGCCGGTTCAGGAAATCGGCCGGGCTGTTTTGGCGTTGATCCAGGCGTTCACTTCGGGGATCAGCGAGGCGGGGAGCACCTTCCTTCTTCTCAAAGAGGTCGCCATTCAGCTTTTCTCTCCTCCCGTGAGATGGCGGCTGGCTCTTCAGCAGGTCCAGTTCATCGGCGTCAGCTCCATCTTTATTGTGGTTTTGACCGGCTCCTTCACGGGAATGGTCTTCGCTCTTCAGAGCGGCCGGGCGTTCGCCCTCTTTCGAGCCGAAACCTTGACCGGCGCCGTGGCCTCGATCGCGATCGCCCGCGAACTCGGACCGGTGCTCACGGCCTTGATGGTCACGGCGCGGGCAGGCTCGGCCATGGCCGCTCAACTGGGAACGATGCAGGTGACGCAGCAGGTGGACGCCCTGATTTCGCTGGCCGTTCACCCAGTGCACTATTTGATCGTCCCCCGCGTCCTGGCGGCGGTCGTGGCGCTCCCTTTGCTTACGGCGGTCTTTGATTTTGTCGGAGCGCTGGGGACCTACGTCGTCGGGGTTAAGCTTCTGCAAATCGACGAAGGGATCTTCGTTCAAAAGATTCAGTACTACGCCGATGTCCCCGACATCGTTCAGGGTATGTTTAAGGCGGCGGTGTTCGGTCTGATTATCGCGATCGTTTCTTGTTACAAGGGTTACTACGCCCACGGCGGAGCCGCCGGCGTCGGGCGCGCCACCACGCAAGCGGTCGTAATTTCATCCGTGGCGATCTTGGTTTCCGATTATTTTCTCACGGCTCTCCTGTTCTAG
- the alr gene encoding alanine racemase produces MKRSAYVRPTRATIDLGAFAQNWRALESLLPAESKILAVVKANAYGHGSVEIALECRKLGGAGVGVADVTEAIVLREGGYSGLVLCLGAISKWALAEAVHHQMTLTGFSIQSLEDMADYAGRENAAIPIHLKIESGMHRLGLPQTEWEAAALFLSSHPQIQVEGIFTHLAESENSDRAFTEEQIATFRRAIDFFERRLGRRLIRHAANSGGILFHPAAHFDWVRPGIALYGYPPSPDPPTARFAPALTWKAPILQVKSVARGESVGYNRGFRAEKPMKIATVAAGYGDGFARQYAPVGVGFRGKRCRIAGIICMDLFMIDVSEWHDVQPGEEVTLLGPEKEGAPTARELAAARNTIPYEVLTSISARVSRLFVREEISA; encoded by the coding sequence ATGAAACGAAGCGCCTACGTCCGGCCGACCCGGGCCACGATCGATCTTGGGGCGTTCGCCCAAAACTGGAGAGCGCTTGAAAGCCTTCTCCCCGCGGAATCGAAGATCCTCGCCGTCGTCAAAGCGAACGCCTACGGGCATGGCAGCGTCGAAATCGCTCTCGAATGCCGAAAGCTCGGCGGGGCCGGTGTCGGCGTGGCGGACGTCACCGAAGCGATCGTCCTGCGCGAAGGAGGTTATTCCGGCCTGGTCCTGTGCTTGGGCGCCATTTCAAAATGGGCGCTCGCCGAGGCGGTTCATCATCAAATGACGCTGACCGGATTTTCGATCCAAAGTCTGGAGGACATGGCGGATTACGCCGGCCGGGAAAACGCGGCGATTCCGATTCATTTGAAGATTGAATCGGGAATGCATCGTCTCGGCTTGCCTCAAACGGAATGGGAGGCTGCGGCGCTATTTCTCTCGTCTCATCCTCAGATTCAGGTGGAGGGCATTTTCACCCACCTCGCCGAATCGGAAAATTCGGACCGAGCGTTTACCGAAGAACAGATCGCAACCTTTCGGCGGGCGATCGATTTTTTCGAACGGAGGCTCGGCCGGCGGCTCATTCGCCACGCGGCGAACAGCGGAGGAATTCTCTTCCATCCCGCAGCTCATTTTGATTGGGTGCGCCCGGGCATCGCCTTGTACGGTTATCCCCCTTCTCCCGACCCTCCAACGGCGCGATTTGCGCCGGCCCTCACTTGGAAAGCGCCTATTCTTCAGGTCAAGAGCGTTGCCAGGGGAGAGAGTGTGGGATACAACCGCGGCTTTCGGGCGGAGAAACCGATGAAGATCGCCACGGTGGCGGCGGGGTACGGGGACGGCTTCGCCCGACAGTACGCCCCTGTAGGTGTCGGCTTCCGGGGAAAGCGCTGCCGTATCGCCGGAATCATTTGTATGGATCTTTTCATGATCGATGTATCCGAGTGGCATGATGTCCAACCGGGAGAAGAGGTGACGCTGCTCGGGCCGGAAAAAGAGGGGGCTCCCACCGCGCGAGAGCTCGCGGCGGCGCGGAACACCATCCCCTATGAAGTCCTCACGAGTATCAGCGCCCGCGTCAGCCGGTTGTTCGTCCGGGAGGAGATCTCCGCGTGA
- a CDS encoding protein kinase has product MDSARALELLRSTLEFVLTRAWLHSLIQVLVLLAAGIVIYRFLMGSKGAVLRSKIPWLASMHGKREISTLIDSGEYAQAGDRLLALGQWEQAIDIFQKGNLFGRAADVYLRRRQVDKAAMFYERAGDFLKAAEIYLDRKQFDRAEANLEKAGRADEVGAIYLKHGEMDRAIKAYLRSAQWLPAARLLADTGKPLEAAETLYKAFQQAERESGGSAFVSMRPEHQEWLKEAARLYERGAKPARAAELFLEAKLPEEAARCFAKAGNAKEAAKLYEKAGDLKRAAEVLESSGDKAAAARIEGERLFQAGESLLAVGKFQESGDFSRAAEIYRDLHEMEKAAAMYERAREHALAASLYRESKKYERAAQAFERAQMWREAVESYRLANMPAQEVALLERMGDFVQAARSLHKRGLMKEALVELDRIQVGVKDHSQAMSLRGKIHLDLADPMKAKECFEESLKGLERMTSDDVDTVYNLAVVSDQTQSQTNALELIERMLAQDLVERSAVDKAQNVRKLLSDRAFTRMSKVGLIPTSGGLFAASDKALSHTSTTPLPRRYSVIKEVGRGGMGIVYTAKDTTLDRIVALKILPSSLKANEQAVKTFFREAKAAAALNHPNIVTVHDLGTQDGEYYIAMEYIEGNTLKDILKKRGKLSTKSVAEILRQLLDALKYAHSKNIVHRDLTTNNIMWTKQQTIKIMDFGLAKVIRELMSEQSIVGGTPSFMSPEQTLGRPIDHRTDLYSLGICIFEMCLGELPFKKGDLGFHHVNTPPPIPKELDPNLPDVLNQMILKCLEKDPVNRFQNAAEIQALLAKLR; this is encoded by the coding sequence GTGGACTCCGCCCGCGCACTGGAGTTGCTTCGTTCGACGCTTGAGTTCGTTCTGACGCGAGCGTGGCTTCACAGCCTGATCCAGGTTCTCGTTCTCTTGGCCGCCGGCATCGTCATTTATCGGTTCCTGATGGGAAGTAAGGGCGCGGTTCTCCGCTCCAAAATCCCGTGGCTGGCTTCCATGCACGGGAAACGGGAGATCTCGACCCTCATCGATTCGGGCGAATATGCCCAGGCGGGCGACCGGCTTTTGGCTCTCGGGCAGTGGGAGCAAGCGATCGACATCTTTCAGAAGGGAAACCTATTCGGCCGGGCGGCCGACGTGTACCTGCGGCGCCGGCAGGTGGACAAGGCGGCGATGTTTTACGAACGCGCGGGCGATTTTTTGAAAGCGGCGGAGATTTACCTGGACCGGAAACAGTTCGATCGTGCGGAAGCCAATCTGGAAAAGGCGGGACGAGCCGATGAAGTGGGGGCAATCTATCTAAAGCACGGCGAAATGGACCGGGCGATCAAAGCGTACTTGCGCTCGGCACAGTGGCTGCCCGCCGCGCGGCTGCTGGCGGATACGGGCAAGCCGCTCGAAGCCGCCGAAACCCTTTATAAGGCCTTTCAACAAGCGGAACGAGAATCGGGAGGTTCGGCCTTCGTATCGATGAGACCGGAACATCAGGAATGGCTTAAGGAAGCGGCACGTCTGTATGAAAGAGGCGCTAAACCAGCTCGGGCGGCCGAACTTTTTCTGGAAGCCAAATTGCCGGAAGAGGCCGCCCGTTGTTTCGCGAAAGCCGGGAACGCCAAAGAGGCGGCGAAGCTGTACGAAAAGGCGGGCGACTTGAAGCGAGCGGCCGAGGTTCTGGAAAGCTCGGGGGATAAGGCCGCAGCCGCCCGAATCGAAGGAGAGCGGCTCTTTCAAGCGGGCGAATCGCTCCTCGCCGTGGGCAAATTTCAGGAATCCGGCGATTTCTCGCGCGCGGCGGAAATCTACCGCGACCTGCACGAGATGGAAAAAGCGGCCGCCATGTACGAGCGGGCGAGGGAACATGCCCTGGCGGCTTCTCTCTATCGGGAGTCGAAAAAATATGAACGCGCGGCTCAGGCTTTTGAGCGGGCCCAGATGTGGCGGGAAGCGGTGGAAAGTTATCGACTGGCGAATATGCCGGCCCAAGAGGTCGCCCTGCTGGAACGGATGGGAGATTTCGTGCAAGCGGCGAGATCGCTTCATAAGCGGGGTTTGATGAAAGAGGCCCTGGTCGAACTCGATCGAATCCAGGTCGGGGTTAAAGATCACAGCCAGGCGATGTCCTTGCGTGGAAAAATCCATCTCGATCTCGCGGATCCGATGAAGGCAAAGGAATGTTTTGAGGAATCGTTGAAGGGCTTGGAGAGGATGACATCGGACGATGTGGACACCGTGTACAACTTAGCGGTCGTCTCAGATCAGACGCAGAGCCAAACAAACGCGCTCGAACTGATCGAGCGAATGTTGGCCCAGGACCTGGTGGAACGAAGCGCGGTCGACAAAGCCCAAAACGTCCGGAAACTTTTGTCCGACCGGGCGTTCACGCGGATGTCGAAGGTGGGATTGATCCCCACCTCCGGAGGACTCTTCGCCGCCAGCGACAAAGCGCTATCACACACCTCCACTACTCCCCTTCCCCGAAGGTACAGCGTGATCAAGGAGGTCGGCCGGGGCGGGATGGGAATCGTCTATACGGCGAAAGACACGACACTGGATCGCATTGTCGCCCTGAAGATTCTTCCCAGTTCTCTCAAAGCCAACGAGCAGGCGGTCAAGACTTTTTTCCGAGAGGCCAAGGCGGCCGCGGCGCTCAACCATCCCAATATCGTCACGGTGCACGACCTGGGAACCCAGGACGGCGAATACTACATCGCGATGGAATACATCGAAGGGAATACGCTCAAGGACATTCTCAAGAAACGGGGAAAGCTTTCGACGAAAAGCGTCGCGGAGATTTTGCGCCAACTGCTCGACGCTCTGAAGTACGCTCATTCCAAGAACATCGTTCACCGCGACCTCACGACGAACAACATCATGTGGACGAAACAGCAGACGATTAAGATCATGGATTTCGGCCTGGCCAAGGTCATCCGGGAACTGATGAGCGAGCAGTCGATCGTCGGCGGCACCCCTTCCTTCATGTCGCCCGAACAGACTTTGGGGCGGCCGATCGATCACAGAACCGATCTTTATTCGTTGGGGATCTGCATTTTTGAGATGTGCCTCGGAGAATTGCCGTTCAAAAAAGGAGATCTCGGCTTTCACCACGTCAATACGCCGCCGCCGATCCCCAAAGAACTGGACCCCAATCTTCCGGACGTTTTGAATCAGATGATCTTGAAATGCCTCGAAAAAGATCCGGTGAACCGCTTCCAAAACGCGGCTGAAATTCAAGCTTTACTGGCGAAACTCCGATGA
- a CDS encoding single-stranded DNA-binding protein, translating to MAGVNKVILIGNLGADPEIRYTQGGVPVATLRVATSEQWKNKNGQKEERTEWHRVVLWSRLAELAGQYLSKGRQVYLEGRIQTRSWDDKEGKKRYSTEVVATQMQFLGGPSERKAELPSMSEELPPPPENLGQKEEDVPF from the coding sequence ATGGCCGGCGTCAATAAAGTGATTTTGATCGGAAATCTCGGAGCGGATCCCGAAATTCGCTACACGCAAGGAGGGGTACCGGTCGCCACGCTGCGCGTGGCCACGAGCGAACAGTGGAAGAACAAGAACGGACAGAAAGAAGAGCGGACGGAATGGCACCGCGTCGTGCTCTGGTCGAGGCTGGCGGAGCTGGCCGGTCAGTATCTTTCCAAAGGCCGCCAGGTTTACCTCGAAGGGCGAATCCAGACCCGTTCCTGGGACGACAAAGAGGGTAAGAAGAGGTACTCCACCGAAGTCGTGGCCACGCAAATGCAGTTTCTGGGGGGTCCTTCCGAGCGCAAGGCCGAGCTTCCGTCCATGTCGGAAGAACTTCCTCCGCCGCCCGAAAACCTCGGCCAGAAAGAGGAAGACGTTCCGTTTTAG
- a CDS encoding YgiT-type zinc finger protein, protein MACYTCGFEGKFKKTKIESYRYTECGLDNVFLRHIPGLQCPECKIVSADIPHPLQLHELLAQMIVTKPFLLTAGEIRFIRTQLGYSQADFAGRLQRNPSVLNRVERKKEKVSADLDRLVRMVYLKEKTSPKRLYEEVENLIGEKREGQRPYRFHTVKNDWKYEARAAA, encoded by the coding sequence TTGGCCTGCTATACATGCGGATTTGAGGGAAAGTTCAAGAAGACAAAGATCGAAAGCTACCGGTACACGGAATGTGGCCTCGACAATGTATTCCTGCGCCATATTCCGGGGCTGCAATGTCCAGAATGCAAGATAGTGAGCGCAGATATTCCCCATCCTCTCCAGCTACACGAACTGTTGGCACAAATGATTGTCACAAAACCATTCCTGCTAACAGCTGGCGAGATCCGGTTCATTCGAACGCAGCTTGGATATTCCCAGGCGGACTTTGCGGGAAGACTTCAACGAAACCCAAGTGTTTTGAACCGTGTCGAACGCAAAAAGGAAAAGGTCAGCGCGGATCTAGACCGCCTTGTACGAATGGTCTACCTCAAAGAAAAGACCAGTCCAAAGCGGCTCTACGAGGAAGTCGAGAACCTAATTGGCGAAAAGCGAGAAGGTCAGCGGCCCTATCGTTTCCATACGGTAAAGAATGATTGGAAGTACGAGGCTCGGGCCGCCGCTTAA